Proteins encoded together in one Schumannella luteola window:
- a CDS encoding TM0106 family RecB-like putative nuclease — MYLLNDALVTSASDLKLASECEFAFLRTLDLKLGRLDGIEVVEDAMLERAARLGDRHEERIVEQLRAAPGSDVVTLPRPTDARDPDELRRLAEATTAALREGRGFVYQAVFFDETDPALPFLGFADFLARQSDGRYRVQDSKLARSAKVTALLQLAAYHEQLERLGIPVDDEVELILGDGRSSVHRIDDIRPVFELRRERLHHLIREHRAEAGVVEWGDARYAAEGRCAVCAAEVEAHRDLFLVAGLRATQRTKLNDVGIRTIDELAAAAEQPAGGTVPTGTYRALQAQAALQAAVPADADPHAVPAFRMFAPQAVAELPRPDPGDIYFDFEGDPMFQQLAPDGASSVWGLDYLFGYIDESEQFTSYLAHDLEQERLALRDFLADVQLRRQANPGLHIYHYASYERTHLAAIAARHGEGEAIVDELLRDGVLVDLYPVVKRSVRVASRSYSIKKLEPLYMGDELRRDDGVTNAGDSVIQYALSRAAAEDGDEVEADRILADILDYNRYDCVSTRRLRDWLIAQARELGYEPGTGGARELPDSERTFRVDPLTPALLDRAERRVEADDAGGAAANRLAAAAVDYHRREAKSFWWAHFARLESDPADWMGTRDVFEVDPDRSVVEQDWTEPAGRQRSARRMLRLHGVWAPGSTPRPGESFAIYRPAVLSRPDRDPRHALDRDVRIESLDDDGSVVVTELLPVDATPWDALPIALAPGRPPTTEGHRAAIEEWGSAVVAEGDDWPADAASDVLLRRPPRFRDGSAREPMNDDDDGPRALVASLLGLDDSYLAVQGPPGTGKTYLAAHAIADLVGRGWLVGVVAQSHRVVENVLDGVVRAGVDPAQVGKKPQSGAPAGELSFTALSATGAQAAFLAEHRAARRGAVLGGTAWDLVNPTRVGRRELDLLVIDEAGQFSLANTIAVAQSARSLLLLGDPQQLPQVSQGIHPAPIDASALGAISAGAEVLPDRFGYFLAASRRMDAAVTAPVSRLAYAGKLRSHPSTADRHLDGIEAGFAALPVEHAGNATASVEEADEILRLVREHLGARWTDEQSGRADDPLAEHDVIVVSPYNAQVELIRATLDAAGLERVRVGTVDKFQGQEAVVALVSLAASSPDDAPRGLDFLLSRNRLNVAISRAQWAARLVYSPKLIDHLPWKPEGVAELSRFIELVRPRAVPAVAPGDAPG; from the coding sequence GTGTACCTCCTGAACGACGCGCTCGTCACGAGCGCCAGCGATCTCAAACTCGCGAGCGAGTGCGAGTTCGCCTTCCTGCGCACCCTCGATCTCAAGCTCGGCCGGCTCGACGGGATCGAGGTCGTCGAGGATGCGATGCTCGAGCGCGCCGCCCGGCTCGGCGACCGCCACGAGGAGCGGATCGTCGAGCAGCTGCGCGCGGCGCCCGGTTCGGACGTCGTCACCCTGCCGCGCCCGACGGACGCGCGCGACCCCGACGAGCTGCGTCGACTCGCGGAGGCGACTACCGCGGCGCTGCGGGAGGGGCGCGGCTTCGTCTATCAGGCCGTGTTCTTCGACGAGACCGATCCCGCCCTGCCCTTCCTCGGCTTCGCCGACTTCCTCGCGCGGCAGAGCGACGGCCGCTACCGCGTGCAGGACTCGAAGCTCGCCCGGTCGGCGAAGGTCACGGCCCTGCTGCAGCTCGCCGCCTACCACGAGCAGCTCGAGCGGCTCGGCATCCCCGTCGACGACGAAGTCGAGCTGATCCTCGGCGACGGGCGCTCCAGCGTGCACCGCATCGACGACATCCGCCCCGTCTTCGAGCTGCGGCGCGAGCGGCTGCACCATCTGATCCGCGAGCACCGCGCCGAGGCCGGCGTCGTCGAGTGGGGAGATGCGCGCTACGCCGCCGAGGGGCGCTGCGCCGTGTGCGCCGCCGAGGTCGAAGCGCACCGCGATCTGTTCCTCGTCGCCGGGCTGCGCGCGACGCAGCGCACGAAGCTCAACGACGTCGGCATCCGCACGATCGACGAGCTGGCCGCCGCGGCGGAGCAGCCCGCCGGCGGCACCGTGCCGACCGGCACCTACCGTGCGCTGCAGGCGCAGGCCGCACTGCAGGCGGCCGTGCCGGCCGACGCCGATCCGCATGCCGTTCCCGCGTTCCGCATGTTCGCTCCGCAGGCGGTCGCCGAGCTGCCGCGGCCCGATCCGGGCGACATCTACTTCGACTTCGAGGGTGACCCGATGTTCCAGCAGCTCGCGCCCGACGGCGCGAGCTCTGTCTGGGGTCTCGACTACCTCTTCGGCTACATCGACGAGAGCGAGCAGTTCACGAGCTACCTCGCGCACGATCTCGAACAGGAGCGGCTCGCGCTGCGCGACTTCCTCGCCGACGTGCAGCTGCGGCGACAGGCGAATCCCGGCCTGCACATCTACCACTACGCCAGCTATGAGCGCACCCACCTCGCGGCGATCGCGGCGCGCCACGGCGAGGGCGAGGCGATCGTCGACGAGCTGCTGCGCGACGGCGTGCTCGTCGACCTGTACCCGGTCGTGAAGCGGTCGGTGCGCGTCGCGAGCCGCTCGTACTCGATCAAGAAGCTCGAGCCGCTGTACATGGGCGACGAGCTGCGCCGCGACGACGGCGTCACGAATGCGGGCGACTCGGTCATCCAGTACGCGCTGAGCCGCGCGGCCGCCGAGGACGGCGACGAGGTCGAGGCCGACCGCATCCTCGCCGACATCCTCGACTACAACCGCTACGACTGCGTCTCGACCCGGCGGCTGCGCGACTGGCTCATCGCCCAGGCGCGTGAGCTCGGCTACGAGCCGGGCACGGGAGGTGCGCGCGAGCTGCCCGACTCCGAGCGCACCTTTCGCGTCGACCCGCTGACCCCGGCGCTGCTCGACCGCGCCGAACGCCGCGTCGAGGCCGACGATGCCGGGGGCGCCGCGGCCAACCGCCTCGCCGCCGCTGCGGTCGACTACCACCGGCGTGAGGCCAAGAGCTTCTGGTGGGCGCACTTCGCCCGTCTCGAGAGCGACCCCGCCGACTGGATGGGCACACGTGACGTCTTCGAGGTCGATCCGGATCGCAGCGTGGTCGAGCAGGACTGGACCGAGCCGGCCGGCCGCCAGCGATCCGCCCGGCGGATGCTGCGACTGCACGGCGTCTGGGCTCCGGGCAGCACGCCGCGGCCGGGGGAGTCGTTCGCGATCTACCGCCCCGCCGTGCTGAGCCGACCCGACCGCGATCCGCGGCACGCCCTCGATCGCGACGTGCGCATCGAGAGCCTCGACGACGACGGCTCGGTCGTCGTCACCGAGCTGCTGCCCGTGGATGCGACGCCGTGGGATGCCCTGCCGATCGCGCTCGCGCCGGGCCGGCCGCCGACCACCGAGGGACACCGGGCCGCGATCGAGGAATGGGGATCCGCCGTCGTCGCCGAGGGCGACGACTGGCCGGCGGATGCGGCGAGCGACGTGCTGCTGCGGCGTCCACCCCGATTCCGGGACGGAAGCGCGCGCGAGCCGATGAACGACGACGATGACGGTCCGCGCGCGCTCGTCGCCTCGCTGCTCGGTCTCGACGACTCCTACCTCGCCGTGCAGGGCCCTCCCGGCACCGGCAAGACCTATCTGGCCGCCCACGCCATCGCCGATCTCGTCGGCCGCGGCTGGCTGGTCGGCGTCGTGGCGCAGTCGCACCGCGTGGTCGAGAACGTGCTCGACGGCGTCGTGCGGGCCGGGGTCGATCCCGCGCAGGTCGGCAAGAAGCCGCAGTCGGGAGCGCCCGCCGGCGAGCTCTCGTTCACAGCGCTCAGCGCGACGGGAGCGCAGGCCGCGTTCCTCGCCGAGCATCGGGCCGCCCGCCGTGGCGCCGTGCTCGGCGGCACGGCGTGGGACCTGGTCAACCCGACCCGCGTCGGCCGCCGCGAGCTCGATCTGCTCGTGATCGACGAGGCGGGTCAGTTCTCGCTCGCCAACACGATCGCCGTGGCGCAGTCGGCCCGCAGCCTGCTGCTGCTCGGCGACCCGCAGCAGCTGCCGCAGGTGAGCCAGGGCATCCACCCGGCCCCGATCGACGCCTCCGCTCTCGGTGCGATCAGCGCCGGCGCCGAAGTGCTGCCCGACCGCTTCGGCTACTTCCTCGCCGCGAGCCGGCGCATGGATGCGGCGGTCACCGCCCCGGTGTCGCGCCTCGCCTACGCGGGGAAGCTGCGCTCGCATCCGTCGACCGCGGATCGTCACCTCGACGGCATCGAGGCGGGCTTCGCCGCACTCCCGGTCGAGCACGCCGGCAACGCGACGGCGAGCGTCGAGGAGGCGGACGAGATCCTCCGACTCGTGCGCGAGCACCTCGGCGCGCGCTGGACCGACGAGCAGAGCGGTCGCGCCGACGATCCGCTCGCCGAGCACGACGTGATCGTCGTCTCGCCCTACAACGCGCAGGTCGAGCTGATCCGGGCGACGCTCGACGCGGCGGGGCTCGAGCGGGTGCGTGTCGGCACTGTCGACAAGTTCCAGGGGCAGGAGGCGGTCGTCGCACTCGTCTCGCTCGCGGCATCCAGCCCCGACGACGCCCCGCGCGGACTCGACTTCCTGCTCTCGCGCAATCGCCTCAATGTCGCGATCTCGCGCGCGCAGTGGGCGGCACGTCTCGTCTACTCGCCGAAGCTCATCGACCACCTGCCGTGGAAGCCCGAGGGCGTCGCCGAGCTGAGCCGCTTCATCGAGCTGGTGCGCCCGCGGGCTGTGCCCGCAGTCGCGCCGGGCGACGCACCGGGCTGA
- a CDS encoding DUF4032 domain-containing protein, translated as MNSPALSITSAVPDPALLDLPWNLPLADWPTEHIAALPKGISRHLVRFVHLAGHVIAVKETTSELARQEYDMLRTLQRLDVPCVEPVAVISNRTDAGGEPLAPVLITRHLRFSLPYRALYSQTLRAETGTRLVDALAVLLVRLHIAGFFWGDVSLSNTLFRRDAGAFAAYLVDAETGKLYDGGLSNGQRENDLEIARVNIAGELLDLQTGGRLGEDLDPVEVADGIVAAYRTLWAELTGAESFPSSERWRISERVERLNALGFDIEELSIQQDDTGDGTRVRIQPKVVDAGHHSRRLLRLTGLDAGENQARRLLNDLDAYRAIGDRAQQDEEMIAHEWLVKVFEPIVRAIPRELRGKLEPAEVFHQLLEHRWHLSEETGRPVPVAEALTDYIDTVLRHRRDEVTVVGPPTAMLTAPLALGEEEQEEDWRKNV; from the coding sequence ATGAACAGTCCCGCCCTCTCCATCACCTCGGCCGTGCCCGATCCGGCCCTGCTCGACCTGCCCTGGAACCTGCCGCTCGCCGACTGGCCGACCGAGCACATCGCCGCGCTGCCGAAGGGCATCTCGCGCCACCTGGTGCGCTTCGTGCACCTCGCCGGCCACGTCATCGCCGTCAAGGAGACGACCAGCGAGCTGGCGCGGCAGGAGTACGACATGCTGCGCACCCTGCAGCGCCTCGACGTGCCCTGCGTCGAGCCGGTCGCCGTGATCTCGAACCGCACCGACGCCGGTGGCGAGCCACTCGCGCCCGTGCTCATCACCCGGCACCTGCGCTTCTCGCTGCCCTACCGCGCGCTCTACTCGCAGACGCTGCGCGCCGAGACCGGCACGCGGCTCGTCGACGCTCTCGCCGTGCTGCTCGTGCGCCTGCACATCGCCGGCTTCTTCTGGGGCGACGTCTCGCTGTCGAACACGCTGTTCCGGCGCGATGCGGGCGCCTTCGCCGCCTACCTGGTGGATGCCGAGACCGGCAAGCTCTACGACGGCGGCCTGTCGAACGGCCAGCGTGAGAACGACCTCGAGATCGCCCGCGTCAACATCGCCGGCGAGCTGCTCGACCTGCAGACCGGCGGGCGGCTCGGCGAGGATCTCGATCCCGTCGAGGTCGCCGACGGCATCGTCGCGGCCTACCGCACGCTGTGGGCCGAGCTGACCGGCGCCGAGTCATTCCCCTCGTCGGAGCGCTGGCGCATCAGCGAGCGCGTCGAGCGCCTCAACGCGCTGGGCTTCGACATCGAGGAGCTGTCGATCCAGCAGGACGACACCGGCGACGGCACCCGCGTGCGCATCCAGCCGAAAGTCGTGGATGCCGGGCACCACTCCCGCCGCCTGCTGCGCCTGACGGGTCTCGACGCGGGCGAGAACCAGGCTCGCCGGCTGCTCAACGACCTCGACGCCTACCGGGCGATCGGCGACCGCGCGCAGCAGGACGAGGAGATGATCGCCCACGAGTGGCTTGTCAAAGTCTTCGAGCCGATCGTGCGGGCGATCCCCCGCGAGCTGCGCGGCAAACTCGAGCCGGCGGAGGTCTTCCACCAGCTGCTCGAGCACCGCTGGCATCTCTCGGAGGAGACCGGCCGCCCCGTTCCCGTCGCCGAGGCGCTCACCGACTACATCGACACCGTGCTGCGCCACCGTCGCGACGAGGTGACCGTGGTGGGTCCGCCGACCGCGATGCTCACGGCTCCCCTCGCTCTCGGCGAGGAGGAGCAGGAGGAGGACTGGCGCAAGAACGTCTGA
- a CDS encoding ABC transporter ATP-binding protein, producing MASVTFDKATRLYPGGTRPAVDAIDLEVADGEFLVLVGPSGCGKSTTLRMLAGLEEVNDGRILIGDRDVTDVPPKDRDIAMVFQNYALYPHMTVAENMGFALKIAGVSKQERADRVLEAAKLLDLEPYLGRKPKALSGGQRQRVAMGRAIVRQPQVFLMDEPLSNLDAKLRVQTRTQIASLQRRLGVTTVYVTHDQTEALTMGDRIAVLKDGILQQVGSPRDLYEKPNNVFVAGFIGSPAMNLFTADIVDGGIQFGSSVAAIERDVLTSASGKQVTVGIRPEDLTISTSGSGLQVEVDVVEELGADGYLYGHADIDGKRVDIVTRVDGRSHPNAGDKIVLTPVPQHLHAFDAESGERLNAPVAASTSAAPAAAPAAPAAPTA from the coding sequence ATGGCATCTGTGACCTTCGACAAGGCCACCCGTCTCTACCCGGGCGGCACCCGTCCCGCGGTCGACGCGATCGATCTCGAGGTCGCCGACGGCGAGTTCCTCGTTCTCGTCGGCCCCTCCGGCTGCGGCAAGTCGACCACCCTGCGCATGCTCGCGGGCCTCGAAGAGGTCAACGACGGCCGCATCCTTATCGGCGACCGCGACGTCACCGATGTGCCGCCGAAGGACCGCGACATCGCGATGGTCTTCCAGAACTACGCGCTGTACCCGCACATGACCGTCGCCGAGAACATGGGCTTCGCGCTCAAGATCGCCGGCGTCAGCAAGCAGGAGCGCGCCGACCGCGTGCTCGAGGCGGCGAAGCTGCTCGACCTCGAGCCCTACCTCGGCCGCAAGCCGAAGGCCCTCTCGGGTGGTCAGCGTCAGCGCGTCGCGATGGGCCGCGCGATCGTGCGCCAGCCGCAGGTGTTCCTCATGGACGAGCCGCTGTCGAACCTCGACGCGAAGCTGCGCGTGCAGACCCGCACCCAGATCGCCTCGCTGCAGCGCCGCCTCGGCGTCACGACGGTCTACGTCACGCACGACCAGACCGAGGCGCTCACGATGGGCGACCGCATCGCGGTGCTCAAGGACGGCATCCTGCAGCAGGTCGGCTCGCCGCGCGACCTCTACGAGAAGCCGAACAACGTGTTCGTCGCCGGCTTCATCGGCAGCCCGGCCATGAACCTGTTCACCGCCGACATCGTCGACGGCGGCATCCAGTTCGGCTCGAGCGTCGCCGCGATCGAGCGCGACGTGCTCACCTCGGCCAGCGGCAAGCAGGTCACCGTCGGCATCCGCCCCGAAGACCTCACGATCTCGACCTCGGGCAGCGGCCTGCAGGTCGAGGTGGATGTGGTCGAAGAGCTCGGCGCCGACGGCTACCTCTACGGTCACGCCGACATCGACGGCAAGCGCGTCGACATCGTGACCCGCGTCGACGGCCGCTCGCACCCGAACGCCGGCGACAAGATCGTGCTGACGCCGGTTCCGCAGCACCTGCACGCCTTCGACGCCGAGTCGGGTGAGCGCCTCAACGCGCCCGTCGCCGCGTCGACGTCGGCGGCACCCGCCGCCGCTCCGGCTGCTCCCGCGGCGCCGACCGCCTGA
- a CDS encoding DsbA family protein, producing MTDPHEPADRENDSAPAQPDDAATAAEGAASKGTTSDATDADAATAVEPRTPAEPPLDTAAIQTAARTAARERASEIRTQQRKSDRRRTWLLRGGLVTGIVAVVVVVTFVIISFASPSQRGPRNMLSDGIRIGTDLKALRTGSLGPGEAPTESRNQDGAIPIRIYVDYFQPDSAKFAKANAKQLRSWVSDGAATLEIHPIALSSKSGSDQYALRAANAAGCVAEFAPDSFLDFHVALLAAQPSQESGGMSDARILAVAKDAKVQSMSDVTSCVESRRFGKWVQAASNRAVNGPLPGTKVKAVSATPLVLLGATQFVPSSYSNSQDLARAFVQANGGDFTQDESASPSPSASPSDAASAPAAG from the coding sequence ATGACCGACCCGCACGAGCCCGCCGACCGCGAGAACGACAGCGCGCCCGCGCAGCCGGACGACGCCGCGACGGCTGCCGAGGGCGCGGCTTCCAAGGGCACGACGTCTGACGCCACGGACGCCGACGCCGCCACCGCCGTCGAGCCGCGCACGCCCGCCGAGCCGCCGCTCGATACGGCTGCGATCCAGACCGCCGCGCGCACCGCCGCCCGGGAGCGCGCGAGTGAGATCCGCACGCAGCAGCGCAAGAGCGACCGCCGCCGCACCTGGCTGCTGCGCGGCGGCCTCGTGACCGGCATCGTCGCCGTCGTCGTGGTCGTCACCTTCGTCATCATCAGCTTCGCGAGCCCCTCGCAGCGCGGCCCGCGCAACATGCTCAGCGACGGCATCCGCATCGGCACTGACCTCAAGGCGCTGCGCACCGGCTCGCTCGGGCCGGGAGAGGCGCCGACCGAGTCGCGCAACCAGGACGGCGCGATCCCGATCCGCATCTACGTCGACTACTTCCAGCCCGATTCGGCGAAGTTCGCGAAGGCGAACGCGAAGCAGCTGCGCAGCTGGGTGAGCGACGGCGCCGCGACGCTGGAGATCCATCCGATCGCCCTGAGCAGCAAGTCGGGCTCCGACCAGTACGCGCTGCGCGCCGCGAACGCGGCCGGATGCGTGGCGGAGTTCGCTCCCGACAGCTTCCTCGACTTCCACGTCGCCCTCCTCGCGGCGCAGCCGTCGCAGGAGAGCGGGGGCATGTCGGATGCGCGCATCCTCGCCGTCGCGAAGGACGCGAAGGTGCAGTCGATGTCAGATGTGACCAGCTGCGTCGAATCGCGTCGCTTCGGCAAGTGGGTGCAGGCGGCCAGCAACCGCGCCGTCAACGGACCGCTGCCGGGCACGAAGGTCAAGGCGGTCTCGGCGACCCCGCTCGTGCTGCTGGGGGCGACCCAGTTCGTGCCGAGCAGCTACTCGAACTCGCAGGACCTGGCGCGGGCGTTCGTGCAGGCCAACGGCGGTGACTTCACCCAGGACGAGTCGGCGAGCCCGTCGCCGTCGGCGTCGCCGTCGGACGCCGCCTCGGCTCCCGCCGCGGGCTGA
- a CDS encoding heavy metal translocating P-type ATPase — MTAVEHRLDITGMTCASCANRIERKLNRLPGVEATVNYALSTAHVVSDGSDESVDAGRLLQTVEAAGYRATIPAPEPAPASVTRHPADPASQDERPEHDQHGSSAGHQHDPGDAGALLRRLVISAALGVPVALLSMIPALQFENWQWLALALAGPVVVWGAWPFHRAAAVNLRHGGVTMDTLISLGILAAFGWSLYALVFGGAGMAGMHMSFTLIGRPEGGADEIYLEVAALVTVLLLLGRWIEARAGVSSRAALQALLELGAKDAALLRDGVETRVPVAQLAIGDRVVVRPGEKVPSDGVVVEGASAIDASMLTGESVPVEVTAGDRVVGGTISSGGRLVVEIRRVGADTELARIRALMIDAQTGKAQVQWLADRVSSVFVPVVIGLAIVAFAGWMLSGASIEIAFTAAVTTLIIACPCALGLATPTAILVGTGRGSQLGILIRGPQVLEQTRKVDTIVLDKTGTVTEGRMRVAAVVPADGVEGAELLRLAAAAEAGSEHPIGRAIAEADAAHPIAADFAAHAGFGVQAVVDGRLVLAGRLGWLADEWSIDTAPLAARASRHEATGSTVVAVAADGRLLGIVAVADTVKPTSAAAVAALKRLGLTPVLLTGDNEGAARAVAAEVGIADVRAGVTPAGKLDAVRELQAQGRVVAMVGDGVNDAAALAAADLGLAMGGGTDAAITASDVTIVSGDLLAVADAVRLARSTLGTIRGNLFWAFAYNVAAIPLAMLALLNPILAGAAMAFSSVFVVLNSLRLRRFRPLPR; from the coding sequence ATGACCGCCGTCGAGCACCGTCTCGACATCACCGGCATGACCTGCGCTTCGTGCGCGAACCGCATCGAGCGCAAGCTCAACAGGCTGCCCGGCGTCGAGGCGACCGTGAACTACGCCCTGTCGACGGCCCATGTCGTGAGCGACGGCAGCGACGAGTCGGTGGATGCGGGGCGTCTGCTGCAGACGGTCGAGGCGGCCGGGTACCGGGCGACGATCCCCGCGCCGGAGCCCGCCCCGGCCTCGGTGACGCGGCACCCCGCCGATCCGGCGTCGCAGGACGAGCGCCCGGAGCACGACCAGCACGGCAGCTCCGCCGGCCACCAGCACGACCCCGGCGACGCCGGCGCCCTGCTGCGCCGCCTGGTGATCAGCGCCGCGCTCGGTGTGCCGGTGGCGCTGCTGTCGATGATCCCCGCGCTCCAGTTCGAGAACTGGCAGTGGCTCGCCCTCGCGCTCGCCGGGCCGGTCGTCGTCTGGGGCGCCTGGCCCTTCCACCGTGCCGCGGCCGTGAACCTGCGTCACGGCGGCGTGACGATGGACACGCTCATCAGCCTCGGCATCCTCGCGGCGTTCGGCTGGTCGCTCTACGCCCTCGTCTTCGGCGGCGCGGGCATGGCCGGCATGCACATGAGCTTCACGCTCATCGGCCGTCCCGAGGGCGGAGCCGACGAGATCTATCTCGAGGTCGCCGCGCTCGTGACGGTGCTGCTGCTGCTCGGGCGCTGGATCGAGGCGCGCGCCGGCGTCTCGTCACGTGCCGCACTGCAGGCGCTGCTCGAGCTCGGAGCGAAAGACGCGGCCCTGCTGCGCGACGGCGTCGAGACGCGGGTGCCGGTGGCGCAGCTCGCGATCGGCGACCGAGTCGTGGTGCGCCCGGGCGAGAAGGTGCCCTCCGACGGCGTCGTGGTCGAGGGCGCCTCGGCGATCGACGCCAGCATGCTCACGGGCGAGTCGGTTCCGGTCGAGGTGACGGCCGGCGATCGTGTCGTCGGCGGAACGATCTCCTCGGGCGGGCGCCTCGTCGTCGAGATCCGCCGCGTCGGCGCCGACACCGAGCTGGCCCGCATCCGCGCTCTCATGATCGACGCGCAGACCGGCAAAGCGCAGGTGCAGTGGCTCGCCGATCGGGTGTCGAGCGTGTTCGTGCCGGTCGTGATCGGACTGGCCATCGTGGCCTTCGCCGGGTGGATGCTGTCGGGCGCCTCGATCGAGATCGCCTTCACCGCCGCCGTGACGACGCTGATCATCGCCTGCCCGTGCGCGCTCGGCCTCGCCACGCCGACCGCGATCCTCGTCGGCACCGGCCGCGGCTCGCAGCTGGGCATCCTCATCCGCGGACCACAGGTTCTCGAGCAGACCCGCAAGGTCGACACGATCGTGCTCGACAAGACCGGCACCGTGACCGAGGGAAGGATGCGGGTCGCGGCCGTCGTGCCGGCGGACGGCGTCGAGGGCGCCGAGCTGCTGCGTCTCGCGGCGGCCGCCGAGGCCGGGTCGGAGCACCCGATCGGCCGGGCCATCGCCGAGGCGGACGCCGCGCATCCGATCGCCGCCGACTTCGCCGCGCACGCCGGCTTCGGCGTGCAAGCGGTCGTCGACGGGCGGCTCGTGCTCGCGGGGCGGCTGGGCTGGCTCGCGGACGAGTGGTCGATCGACACGGCCCCGCTGGCAGCGAGAGCCTCCCGGCACGAGGCCACGGGCTCGACCGTCGTGGCAGTCGCCGCCGACGGGCGCCTGCTCGGCATCGTCGCCGTCGCCGACACCGTCAAGCCGACCAGTGCCGCCGCCGTCGCCGCGCTGAAGCGGCTCGGGCTCACCCCGGTGCTGCTGACCGGCGACAACGAGGGTGCCGCGCGGGCCGTCGCGGCCGAGGTCGGCATCGCCGACGTGCGCGCCGGCGTCACGCCGGCGGGAAAGCTCGATGCGGTGCGCGAGCTGCAGGCGCAGGGCCGCGTCGTCGCGATGGTCGGCGACGGGGTCAACGACGCCGCCGCCCTCGCCGCCGCCGATCTCGGACTCGCGATGGGCGGCGGCACGGATGCGGCGATCACCGCGAGCGATGTGACGATCGTCTCCGGCGACCTGCTCGCGGTCGCCGACGCCGTCCGTCTCGCCCGCAGCACGCTGGGCACGATCCGGGGCAACCTGTTCTGGGCCTTCGCCTACAACGTCGCCGCGATCCCGCTGGCGATGCTCGCGCTGCTGAACCCGATCCTCGCCGGCGCCGCGATGGCGTTCTCGTCGGTGTTCGTCGTGCTCAACAGCCTGCGACTGCGTCGTTTCCGCCCGCTCCCCCGCTGA
- a CDS encoding heavy-metal-associated domain-containing protein, translated as MSTITSTVLVEGMTCAHCVASVSEEIGEIAEVSTVDVELVVGGASRVTVASSAPIAAERIRAAVEEAGYALADDVTGAAGEATEGGERA; from the coding sequence ATGTCGACCATCACCAGCACCGTCCTCGTCGAGGGCATGACCTGCGCGCACTGCGTCGCGAGCGTCTCCGAGGAGATCGGCGAGATCGCCGAGGTCTCGACGGTCGACGTCGAGCTCGTCGTCGGCGGAGCCTCGCGTGTGACCGTCGCGAGCTCGGCGCCGATCGCGGCCGAGCGCATCCGGGCCGCCGTCGAGGAGGCGGGCTACGCCCTCGCCGATGACGTGACCGGCGCCGCAGGCGAGGCCACGGAGGGCGGCGAGCGCGCATGA
- a CDS encoding metal-sensitive transcriptional regulator: MSAAPPADAAENTGHAAHGHGSPGYVDVKDALLKRLRRAEGQVRGIARMVEDDVYCIDILTQVSAATKALETVALALLDDHLSHCVAEATAEGGPVAEEKIREASAAIARLVRS, from the coding sequence ATGAGCGCAGCACCCCCGGCGGACGCCGCCGAGAACACCGGCCACGCCGCACACGGGCACGGGTCCCCCGGCTACGTGGACGTCAAGGACGCGCTGCTCAAGCGCCTGCGTCGCGCCGAGGGTCAGGTGCGCGGCATCGCGCGCATGGTCGAGGACGACGTGTACTGCATCGACATCCTCACCCAGGTCTCCGCTGCCACGAAGGCGCTCGAGACCGTCGCGCTCGCGCTGCTCGATGACCACCTCAGCCACTGCGTCGCCGAGGCCACGGCCGAAGGCGGACCGGTCGCCGAGGAGAAGATCCGCGAGGCCAGCGCGGCCATCGCGCGGCTCGTGCGCTCGTAG
- a CDS encoding nitroreductase family protein, translating into MTAFEALLARRSYSSVGEDAPKRKELLRLVDAASTVADHKSLRPWRLIELRGADRDLIGFGLAKAEGKKGHDVEKYVRKAHRSPLVIAVVSSPRKGKLPEWEQEAVASGIAHNLTLLLDEAGWGVFWRTGSHTRSKAVAKAHGLAEGEKLLGWLHVGAKPARRRMGRRKPIDPKKFLTRP; encoded by the coding sequence GTGACCGCCTTCGAGGCGCTCCTCGCCCGCCGCTCGTATTCGTCGGTGGGCGAGGACGCCCCGAAGCGCAAGGAGCTGCTGCGACTGGTGGATGCCGCATCCACCGTCGCCGATCACAAGTCGCTGCGGCCGTGGCGGCTCATCGAGCTGCGCGGCGCCGACCGCGACCTGATCGGCTTCGGACTCGCGAAGGCCGAGGGCAAGAAGGGGCACGATGTCGAGAAGTACGTGCGCAAGGCGCACCGCTCTCCCCTCGTGATCGCCGTCGTGAGCTCGCCGCGCAAGGGCAAGCTGCCGGAGTGGGAGCAGGAGGCCGTGGCCTCGGGCATCGCCCACAACCTCACTCTGCTGCTCGACGAGGCCGGGTGGGGCGTCTTCTGGCGCACCGGATCGCACACCCGCAGCAAGGCCGTGGCGAAGGCGCACGGCCTGGCCGAGGGCGAGAAGCTGCTCGGCTGGCTGCACGTCGGCGCGAAGCCGGCACGACGGCGGATGGGGCGGCGCAAGCCGATCGACCCGAAGAAGTTCCTCACCCGACCGTGA